In one Paracoccus everestensis genomic region, the following are encoded:
- the typA gene encoding translational GTPase TypA, giving the protein MDIRNIAIIAHVDHGKTTLVDQLLRQSGSFRENQAVAERAMDSNDIERERGITILAKATSVEWKGTRINIVDTPGHADFGGEVERILSMVDGVCLLVDAAEGPMPQTKFVLAKALALGLRPIVVLNKVDKPAAEPDNALNDVFDLFANLGASDEQLDFPHLYASGIGGWADATLDGPRKDMSALFDLVLSHVQPPKQIARAGEPFQMLATTLSADPFLGRLLTGRVEAGRAKAGDTVKALSRDGERIEQFRISKVLAFRGLTQTPIDEAQAGDIVTLAGMSKATVADTIAAPELDTALPAQPIDPPTISVTFGINDSPLAGQDGKKVQSRVIRERLMREAEINVAIKVEDTPGGDAFVVSGRGELQMGVLIENMRREGFELSISRPRVIYREEDGQRLEPVEEVIIDVDDDYTGVVIEKLTGERKGEMVDMRPAGVGKTRIIAHVPSRGLIGYHGEFMTDTRGNGVLNRIFHGWVPHKGPIQGRRQGVLISMENGVSVSYALWKLEDRGKFFIGAQEQIYQGMIIGEHSRDNDLEVNPLRGKQLTNVRASGTDEAVRLTPPVRMSLEEAIAYIDDDELVEVTPKNIRLRKRHLDPHERKRQARAEA; this is encoded by the coding sequence ATGGATATCCGCAACATCGCCATCATCGCTCACGTTGACCACGGCAAGACGACGCTGGTCGATCAGCTGTTGCGCCAGTCGGGGTCGTTTCGCGAAAACCAGGCCGTCGCCGAACGGGCAATGGACAGCAACGACATCGAACGCGAACGGGGCATCACCATCCTTGCCAAGGCCACCTCGGTCGAATGGAAGGGCACCCGCATCAACATCGTGGACACGCCCGGCCACGCCGACTTCGGCGGAGAGGTGGAACGGATCCTGTCCATGGTCGATGGCGTCTGCCTGCTGGTCGATGCCGCCGAAGGGCCGATGCCGCAAACGAAGTTCGTGCTGGCCAAGGCGCTTGCGCTTGGGCTGCGCCCCATCGTGGTGCTGAACAAGGTCGACAAGCCCGCGGCAGAACCTGACAATGCGCTGAACGATGTCTTCGACCTGTTCGCGAACCTGGGTGCCAGCGACGAACAACTGGATTTCCCCCATCTCTATGCCTCGGGCATCGGCGGCTGGGCGGATGCGACGCTGGACGGCCCGCGCAAGGATATGTCGGCGCTGTTCGACCTGGTCCTGAGCCATGTCCAGCCGCCCAAGCAGATCGCGCGCGCTGGTGAACCGTTCCAGATGCTGGCGACCACGCTGTCGGCCGACCCCTTCCTGGGCCGCCTGCTGACGGGCCGGGTCGAGGCGGGCCGCGCCAAGGCGGGCGATACCGTCAAGGCCCTGTCGCGCGACGGCGAGCGGATCGAGCAGTTCCGCATCAGCAAGGTGCTGGCCTTTCGCGGCCTGACCCAGACCCCGATCGACGAGGCGCAGGCAGGCGACATCGTGACGCTTGCGGGGATGTCCAAGGCCACGGTCGCCGATACCATCGCCGCGCCGGAGTTGGACACCGCCCTGCCCGCCCAGCCGATCGACCCGCCCACCATCAGCGTGACCTTTGGCATCAACGATTCTCCCTTGGCCGGTCAGGACGGCAAGAAGGTCCAGTCCCGCGTCATCCGCGAACGCCTGATGCGCGAGGCCGAGATCAACGTCGCCATCAAGGTCGAGGACACGCCGGGCGGCGACGCCTTTGTCGTGTCCGGCCGCGGCGAATTGCAGATGGGCGTGCTGATCGAAAATATGCGCCGCGAAGGATTCGAACTGTCTATCAGCCGTCCGCGCGTCATTTATCGCGAGGAAGACGGCCAGCGGCTGGAGCCGGTCGAGGAAGTCATCATCGACGTGGACGATGATTATACCGGCGTGGTCATCGAAAAGCTGACCGGCGAACGCAAGGGCGAGATGGTGGACATGCGCCCGGCAGGCGTCGGCAAGACCCGGATCATCGCCCATGTGCCGTCGCGCGGGCTGATCGGCTATCACGGCGAATTCATGACCGACACGCGCGGCAACGGCGTCCTGAACCGCATTTTTCATGGTTGGGTTCCGCACAAGGGACCGATCCAGGGGCGTCGCCAGGGCGTGCTGATCTCGATGGAAAACGGCGTTTCTGTGTCCTATGCGCTGTGGAAGCTGGAAGATCGCGGCAAGTTCTTCATCGGCGCGCAGGAACAGATCTATCAGGGCATGATCATTGGTGAACATTCCCGCGACAACGATCTGGAAGTGAACCCCCTGCGGGGCAAGCAGCTGACCAACGTCCGCGCCTCGGGCACGGATGAGGCGGTTCGCCTGACGCCGCCGGTGCGGATGTCGCTGGAAGAAGCCATCGCCTATATCGACGACGACGAACTGGTCGAAGTGACGCCCAAGAACATTCGCCTGCGCAAGCGCCACCTAGACCCTCACGAACGCAAGCGCCAGGCACGGGCGGAAGCATAA
- a CDS encoding hydroxypyruvate isomerase family protein, with protein sequence MPRFAANLTMLFTDLPMLDRFAAAADAGFAGVEILFPYDIPARDLSRAAIAAGLEFVLMNTPPPNWAGGPRGFAAEPGREDRFRSDFDRALRFAGVLRTRHIHVMAGYAQGPEARQTFIRNLAWAAERAPHVSLTIEPLNPIDQPDYFLADFDMAADLIAQIGATNLGLQLDTYHAQLITGDAMAVWRRHAGITRHIQIAGVPGRHEPSGGMIDYPGFFAALDRSGYRGWVSAEYEPAGLTAKGLDWLRPPLS encoded by the coding sequence ATGCCCCGTTTCGCTGCCAACCTGACGATGCTGTTTACCGACTTGCCGATGCTGGACCGATTCGCCGCCGCCGCCGATGCGGGTTTCGCCGGGGTCGAGATCCTGTTCCCCTATGACATCCCGGCCCGCGACCTGTCTCGCGCCGCCATCGCCGCCGGGCTGGAATTCGTGCTGATGAACACGCCGCCGCCGAACTGGGCGGGCGGCCCGCGCGGCTTTGCCGCCGAACCCGGGCGCGAGGACCGTTTCCGCAGCGATTTCGACCGCGCCCTGCGCTTTGCAGGCGTGTTGCGGACGCGCCATATCCATGTCATGGCGGGCTATGCCCAAGGGCCCGAGGCACGCCAGACGTTCATCCGCAACCTGGCCTGGGCCGCAGAACGCGCCCCCCATGTCAGCCTGACGATCGAGCCGCTGAATCCCATCGACCAGCCGGACTATTTCCTGGCGGATTTCGACATGGCCGCCGATCTCATCGCGCAGATCGGCGCCACCAACCTGGGGCTGCAACTGGACACCTATCACGCGCAGCTGATTACCGGCGACGCGATGGCCGTCTGGCGCAGGCACGCGGGCATCACCCGCCATATCCAGATTGCCGGGGTGCCGGGGCGGCACGAACCGTCGGGCGGGATGATCGACTATCCCGGGTTTTTCGCGGCCCTGGACCGATCAGGCTATCGTGGCTGGGTCAGTGCGGAATACGAACCTGCCGGCCTGACGGCCAAGGGTCTGGACTGGCTGCGGCCCCCGCTTTCCTGA
- a CDS encoding DUF1285 domain-containing protein — translation MADRGDKAVSAEGIASAASKAAKGGLPPVHLWNPPFCGDLDMEIRADGTWFYQGTPIGRPAMVRLFSTILKREGDGFFLVTPVEKVGIRVVDAPFVAVDADILADAVTFTTNVGDRVTAGPDNPITLRGTGDAPRPYVHVRAGLDALIDRKTFYRLAAAATEDAGRSGIRSGGVFFPLEP, via the coding sequence ATGGCAGATCGCGGTGACAAAGCTGTGAGCGCCGAGGGCATTGCAAGCGCCGCCAGCAAGGCCGCCAAGGGGGGCCTGCCGCCGGTCCATCTGTGGAACCCGCCCTTTTGCGGCGACCTGGACATGGAGATCCGGGCGGACGGCACCTGGTTCTATCAAGGCACGCCCATCGGCAGGCCTGCCATGGTGCGGCTTTTTTCCACGATCCTGAAGCGCGAAGGGGACGGCTTCTTCCTGGTAACGCCGGTGGAAAAGGTCGGGATCCGCGTGGTTGACGCGCCTTTCGTGGCGGTCGATGCCGATATCCTTGCCGATGCGGTGACATTCACCACCAATGTCGGCGACCGGGTGACGGCGGGACCGGACAATCCCATCACGCTGCGCGGCACCGGGGACGCGCCCCGCCCCTATGTCCATGTCCGCGCGGGGCTGGATGCGCTGATCGACCGCAAGACCTTCTATCGCCTGGCCGCCGCCGCGACCGAGGATGCAGGACGCAGCGGCATCAGATCCGGCGGTGTCTTTTTTCCGTTGGAGCCTTGA
- a CDS encoding AAA family ATPase, protein MASDEILVQRVEQLGQTLADARASIERRFVGQHQVVEQVLAAILAGGHALLVGQPGLGKTMLVDTLSTVLGLGSQRIQFTPDLMPADILGSEVLDVLPDGSRAFRFIEGPVFTQLLMADEINRASPRTQSALLQAMQEREVTISGQHRPLGRPFHVLATQNPIEQEGTYPLPEAQLDRFLLQIDVDYPDRDTERAILLATTGVEDARAHAAFDAEGLIAAQRLIRQMPVGEGVVESILDLVRACRPGEADSASFLGDALLWGPGPRAAQALMLVTRARAVLNGRFAPTLEDVEALAAPVLRHRMALSFAARARGETVDGVIARLLGDRFGSRQAA, encoded by the coding sequence ATGGCTTCGGATGAAATTCTGGTGCAGCGTGTGGAACAGCTTGGGCAAACCCTTGCCGATGCCCGCGCCAGCATCGAGCGGCGCTTTGTCGGACAGCACCAGGTGGTCGAACAGGTGCTTGCGGCGATCCTGGCAGGCGGCCATGCGCTGCTGGTGGGCCAGCCGGGCCTGGGCAAGACCATGCTGGTCGATACGCTGTCCACGGTCCTGGGCCTGGGCAGCCAGCGGATCCAGTTCACCCCCGACCTGATGCCCGCCGACATCCTGGGGTCCGAGGTTCTGGACGTGCTGCCCGACGGATCGCGCGCCTTCCGCTTTATCGAAGGCCCGGTCTTTACCCAGCTTCTGATGGCCGACGAGATCAACCGCGCATCCCCCCGCACGCAATCCGCGCTGTTGCAGGCCATGCAGGAACGAGAGGTCACGATCAGCGGCCAGCACCGCCCCCTGGGCCGACCGTTCCATGTTCTTGCGACCCAGAACCCCATCGAGCAGGAAGGGACATATCCCTTGCCCGAGGCGCAGCTTGACCGCTTCCTGTTGCAGATCGACGTGGACTATCCCGACCGCGACACCGAACGCGCCATCCTGCTGGCCACCACCGGGGTCGAGGATGCCCGCGCCCATGCGGCCTTCGACGCCGAGGGCCTGATCGCCGCGCAACGACTGATCCGCCAGATGCCCGTGGGCGAGGGTGTCGTGGAATCGATCCTGGATCTGGTCCGCGCCTGCCGTCCCGGAGAGGCGGATTCGGCCTCGTTCCTGGGCGACGCGCTGCTGTGGGGGCCGGGGCCGCGTGCCGCGCAGGCCTTGATGCTGGTCACGCGGGCGCGCGCCGTGCTGAACGGCCGTTTCGCCCCCACGCTGGAGGATGTCGAGGCTCTGGCTGCCCCCGTGCTGCGCCATCGCATGGCGCTGTCCTTCGCCGCCCGCGCGCGGGGCGAAACGGTGGACGGCGTGATCGCCCGCCTGCTGGGCGACCGTTTCGGCAGCCGCCAAGCCGCATGA
- a CDS encoding DUF58 domain-containing protein → MTRSPADLRAATLRSGAQTASGHLPALILSAERLAAMIAPGAHGLRRSGPGEDFWQYRPAAQGDSARAIDWRRSARSDAQFVRDREAQTAQAVGLWISAGQGMGYSGAPDRPAKADRAHLLALALAMVLLRGGEKVGLLGQPARAGRVQADRLAEQIAATALTGTDDDAPPPDTLRPNQRLVILSDFLGDPAWVDALLSRASGIGVTGVLMQVLDPDEEAFPWSGAVLFRSLSGAVRHDSRDAGGLRDAYLARLAERRDWLRHRAMGAGWQFGHHSTGHPPATALSWLYQVLAG, encoded by the coding sequence TTGACCCGGTCCCCCGCCGATCTTCGCGCAGCCACGCTTCGGTCAGGGGCGCAGACGGCCAGCGGCCATCTGCCGGCGCTGATCCTGTCCGCCGAACGGCTTGCGGCAATGATCGCGCCCGGCGCCCACGGGTTGCGCCGCAGTGGCCCGGGCGAGGATTTCTGGCAATACCGTCCCGCCGCCCAGGGCGATTCCGCCCGTGCCATAGACTGGCGCCGCTCTGCCCGGTCGGACGCCCAGTTCGTCCGGGACCGAGAGGCGCAGACAGCGCAGGCGGTTGGGTTGTGGATATCGGCGGGGCAGGGGATGGGCTATTCCGGTGCGCCGGATCGCCCGGCAAAGGCGGACCGTGCGCATCTGCTGGCCCTAGCCTTGGCGATGGTCCTGCTGCGGGGCGGCGAAAAGGTGGGCCTGCTGGGTCAGCCCGCGCGCGCGGGTCGGGTGCAGGCAGACCGGCTGGCGGAACAGATCGCCGCGACGGCGCTGACCGGAACCGATGATGACGCCCCCCCGCCCGACACGCTGCGCCCCAACCAGCGGCTGGTGATCCTGTCGGATTTCCTGGGCGATCCTGCCTGGGTCGATGCGCTGCTGTCGCGGGCATCGGGCATCGGTGTGACGGGCGTGCTGATGCAAGTCCTGGACCCGGACGAAGAGGCGTTTCCCTGGTCCGGCGCCGTGCTGTTCCGGTCCCTGTCGGGTGCTGTCCGCCATGACAGCCGCGATGCAGGAGGGCTGCGAGACGCTTATCTCGCGCGGCTTGCGGAACGGCGCGACTGGCTGCGCCACCGCGCCATGGGGGCGGGCTGGCAGTTTGGGCATCATTCGACCGGCCATCCGCCCGCCACCGCGTTAAGCTGGCTGTATCAGGTGCTTGCGGGCTGA
- a CDS encoding DUF4159 domain-containing protein: MLILGPIGFAAPWVLTALIALPVLWVILRALPPAPRLVDFPGVALLRGLVDRVPIARRTPWWLLLLRLAAVAALILAFAGPSWKPAVPSGQDGPLLVVLDAGWSAAPDWPARLTRAEAALNDAAAQGRPAALLLADGRDVPAALPFAPADTLLASLRAAQPVSWGTGLPEDPAAALASVPEGQLATLWISDGLDHPNRAAWLSALADRGPVTVVPPARALRSLSLHGGDTPSLTLTMTDDAAPAILAIGPDPQGVERELARLTPGDAANAAGIASRPTAIDLPPELRNRITRFQIEGEAHAGAVVLADDRVKRRKVGLVGEADRQAEGQELLSQLHYLRRALTPTTDLVEGGLGDVLDTAPDVIVLADQVDLAEADDLSSWVDDGGLLIRFAGPRMAAFEELQTEPLVPVALRQGGRDIGGALSWGDPRGIAPFAADGVFAGLTAPGDVAIRAQLMAQPAPDLAGKTLAALSDNTPLVTRDRVGQGQVVLFHVTANAEWSNLPISGLFVEMLNRLVQTARVAPSEEGTDDRDQPFWTPETVLDGFGRAAPADGLAPVAAADLALDPGPDRPAGIYAAGDRRVALNAGGPLVLADWPGATVEASGAAAGQDLRGPLLALAALILALDALGSAMIARGGRVAAALLLALLVQPAPPAMAQDPNPELARAANEVVLAYVITGDERIDETSRDGLRGLSMLLASRTSVEPGDPVAIDLDADDLSVLTFLYWPITDTQAPPSPQAYVRLNHFMRSGGMILFDTRDGDVAGVGGPDMSQALQALASPLEIPPLSPVPEDHVLTRSFYLLGDFPGRWQGNPVWLEAPPAGAEAAEGVPFRQLNDGVSPVVIGGNSWAEAWAVDENGYPAFPIGRGWEGEAQREMAYRFGVNLIMYVLTGNYKSDQVHVPALLDRMRTEETLGP, translated from the coding sequence ATGCTGATCCTTGGTCCCATAGGCTTCGCGGCCCCCTGGGTGCTGACCGCGCTGATCGCGTTGCCGGTGCTGTGGGTGATCCTGCGCGCCTTACCGCCCGCGCCGCGCCTTGTGGACTTTCCCGGCGTGGCGCTGTTGCGCGGGTTGGTGGACCGCGTGCCCATCGCGCGGCGCACGCCCTGGTGGCTGCTGCTGCTGCGCCTGGCGGCGGTGGCCGCGCTGATCCTGGCCTTTGCCGGGCCAAGCTGGAAACCGGCGGTGCCCAGCGGGCAGGACGGCCCGCTGCTGGTGGTGCTGGATGCCGGCTGGTCCGCCGCCCCCGACTGGCCCGCTCGGCTGACCCGCGCCGAGGCCGCGTTGAACGATGCCGCCGCCCAGGGCCGTCCCGCTGCCCTGCTTCTGGCCGATGGCCGCGATGTTCCGGCCGCGCTGCCCTTTGCCCCTGCCGATACGCTGCTGGCAAGCCTGCGGGCCGCGCAGCCGGTGTCCTGGGGGACTGGCCTGCCCGAGGATCCCGCCGCTGCCCTGGCCTCTGTTCCCGAGGGCCAGCTTGCGACCTTGTGGATCAGCGACGGGCTGGATCATCCCAACCGCGCGGCCTGGCTGTCGGCCTTGGCAGACCGTGGTCCGGTGACGGTGGTCCCGCCCGCCCGTGCGCTGCGGTCGCTGTCCCTGCACGGGGGCGACACGCCGTCCCTGACGCTGACAATGACGGACGACGCCGCGCCCGCGATCCTGGCCATCGGTCCCGATCCCCAGGGCGTGGAACGCGAACTGGCCCGCCTGACCCCCGGCGATGCCGCCAATGCCGCCGGGATCGCCAGCCGCCCTACCGCCATCGACCTGCCGCCGGAACTGCGCAACCGCATCACCCGCTTCCAGATCGAGGGCGAGGCTCATGCAGGCGCCGTCGTGCTGGCCGACGACCGTGTCAAGCGCCGCAAGGTGGGCCTTGTGGGCGAGGCCGACCGTCAGGCGGAAGGCCAGGAACTGTTGTCGCAACTTCACTATCTTCGCCGTGCCCTGACACCCACGACCGATCTGGTGGAAGGCGGCCTGGGCGATGTGCTGGACACCGCGCCCGATGTGATCGTGCTGGCCGACCAGGTCGATCTGGCCGAAGCCGACGACCTGTCCTCCTGGGTCGATGACGGCGGGCTGCTGATCCGTTTTGCCGGTCCCCGCATGGCTGCCTTCGAGGAGTTGCAGACCGAACCGCTGGTTCCCGTTGCGCTGCGGCAGGGCGGGCGCGACATCGGCGGGGCGTTGTCCTGGGGCGATCCCCGGGGCATCGCCCCCTTTGCCGCCGACGGCGTCTTCGCGGGGCTGACCGCGCCCGGGGATGTCGCGATCCGCGCGCAACTGATGGCCCAGCCCGCCCCCGATCTGGCCGGCAAGACCCTTGCCGCGCTGTCGGACAACACGCCCCTGGTCACGCGCGACCGGGTGGGGCAGGGGCAGGTGGTGCTGTTCCATGTCACCGCCAATGCCGAATGGTCGAACCTGCCGATCTCTGGCCTGTTCGTGGAAATGCTGAACCGCCTGGTCCAGACCGCCCGCGTTGCCCCGTCCGAGGAAGGAACGGACGACCGCGACCAACCCTTCTGGACGCCGGAAACGGTGCTGGACGGCTTTGGCCGCGCCGCGCCTGCGGACGGCCTGGCCCCAGTGGCGGCAGCGGATCTGGCGCTTGACCCCGGTCCCGACCGCCCGGCGGGCATTTATGCGGCAGGCGACCGGCGGGTTGCATTGAACGCTGGCGGGCCGCTGGTCCTGGCCGACTGGCCGGGCGCCACGGTCGAGGCTTCCGGCGCCGCTGCGGGCCAAGACCTGCGCGGGCCCCTGCTGGCACTGGCCGCGCTGATCCTGGCCCTGGATGCGCTTGGATCGGCGATGATCGCGCGGGGCGGGCGGGTTGCGGCGGCGCTGCTGCTGGCGCTGCTGGTCCAGCCCGCGCCCCCTGCCATGGCGCAGGATCCGAACCCCGAACTGGCCCGTGCCGCGAACGAGGTCGTCCTGGCTTATGTGATCACTGGCGACGAACGGATCGACGAAACGTCGCGCGATGGCTTGCGCGGGCTGTCGATGCTGCTGGCAAGCCGCACCTCGGTCGAGCCGGGGGATCCGGTGGCCATCGACCTGGACGCGGACGATCTGTCGGTGCTGACGTTTCTGTACTGGCCTATCACCGACACCCAGGCCCCGCCCTCGCCGCAGGCCTATGTCCGGCTGAACCATTTCATGCGGTCGGGGGGCATGATCCTGTTCGACACGCGCGACGGCGATGTGGCGGGCGTCGGCGGGCCGGATATGTCGCAGGCGCTGCAAGCCCTGGCCTCGCCTCTGGAGATACCCCCGCTGTCGCCGGTCCCCGAGGATCATGTCCTGACGCGCAGCTTTTATCTGCTGGGCGACTTTCCGGGCCGTTGGCAGGGCAATCCCGTCTGGCTGGAAGCCCCGCCCGCCGGGGCCGAGGCTGCCGAGGGTGTGCCCTTCCGCCAGTTGAACGACGGCGTCAGCCCTGTGGTGATCGGCGGCAATTCCTGGGCCGAGGCTTGGGCCGTGGATGAAAACGGCTATCCTGCCTTTCCCATCGGGCGCGGCTGGGAAGGCGAGGCGCAGCGCGAGATGGCGTATCGGTTCGGCGTGAACCTGATCATGTATGTCCTTACAGGCAATTACAAATCCGACCAGGTCCATGTTCCCGCCCTTTTGGACCGGATGCGGACCGAGGAGACGCTTGGCCCATGA
- the fabZ gene encoding 3-hydroxyacyl-ACP dehydratase FabZ, producing the protein MADETRAPALYAGADLSLIKRIIPHRYPFLFIDKVRDIVPHESGVGIKMVTCNEPHFQGHFPDEPVMPGVTIVEAMAQTAAVIVGISMNIIDKPLATYFMGIDKCKFRRMVVPGDMLELHVKALRGGGKIWKFEGRALVDGQLCASAEFTAMMALKANA; encoded by the coding sequence ATGGCCGATGAAACGCGCGCCCCCGCCCTTTATGCCGGGGCCGACCTGTCGCTGATCAAGCGCATCATTCCGCACCGCTATCCGTTCCTGTTCATCGACAAGGTGCGCGACATCGTCCCGCACGAAAGCGGCGTGGGCATCAAGATGGTCACCTGCAACGAGCCGCATTTCCAGGGCCATTTTCCCGACGAGCCCGTCATGCCGGGCGTCACCATTGTCGAGGCGATGGCCCAGACGGCGGCGGTGATCGTGGGCATCAGCATGAACATCATCGACAAGCCGCTGGCGACCTATTTCATGGGCATCGACAAGTGCAAGTTCCGCCGCATGGTGGTGCCGGGCGATATGCTGGAACTTCATGTGAAGGCCCTGCGCGGCGGCGGCAAGATCTGGAAGTTCGAGGGCCGTGCCCTGGTGGACGGCCAGCTTTGCGCATCCGCCGAATTCACCGCCATGATGGCCCTGAAGGCCAATGCTTGA
- the lpxA gene encoding acyl-ACP--UDP-N-acetylglucosamine O-acyltransferase, with the protein MLDIHPTAVIEDGAQIGAGVQIGPFCVVGPNVRLADGVVLKSHVALAGDTAIGEGTVVFPFASIGEVPQDLKFKGEDVRLEIGARNRIREYVTMNPGTGGGGGVTRIGDDGLFMAGCHVGHDCQLGDRVILVNNASLAGHCHLDDDVIIGGLSGVHQFVRIGRGAMIGAVTMVTADVIPYGLVQGPRGHLDGLNLVGLKRRGASRADILELREMLDRLGGGSFRDTARHLAEGESGAMVRDVLDFILGPSDRSFLTPRPA; encoded by the coding sequence ATGCTTGACATCCATCCCACCGCCGTGATCGAGGACGGCGCGCAGATCGGCGCGGGCGTCCAGATCGGCCCGTTCTGCGTTGTCGGACCCAATGTGCGGCTGGCCGATGGCGTGGTGCTGAAATCCCATGTCGCCCTTGCCGGGGATACCGCGATCGGCGAAGGGACCGTGGTCTTTCCCTTTGCCTCGATCGGCGAGGTGCCGCAGGATCTGAAATTCAAGGGCGAGGATGTGCGCCTGGAGATCGGCGCGCGCAACCGCATCCGCGAATACGTCACCATGAATCCCGGAACAGGGGGCGGAGGCGGCGTCACGCGGATCGGCGACGACGGGCTGTTCATGGCGGGCTGCCATGTGGGCCATGATTGCCAGTTGGGCGACCGCGTGATCCTGGTCAACAACGCCTCGCTTGCGGGGCATTGCCACCTGGACGACGACGTGATCATCGGCGGGCTGTCGGGCGTGCATCAGTTCGTGCGCATCGGGCGCGGCGCGATGATCGGCGCGGTGACGATGGTGACGGCGGATGTGATCCCTTACGGGTTGGTCCAGGGACCGCGCGGGCATCTGGACGGGCTGAACCTTGTGGGCCTGAAACGCCGAGGCGCCAGCCGGGCCGACATCCTCGAACTGCGGGAAATGCTGGACAGGCTGGGCGGCGGCAGCTTCCGCGACACCGCGCGCCATCTGGCCGAAGGGGAAAGCGGCGCGATGGTCCGCGACGTGCTGGATTTCATCCTTGGCCCGTCCGACCGCAGCTTCCTGACGCCGAGGCCCGCATGA
- a CDS encoding LpxI family protein, whose amino-acid sequence MTRTVVIAGQGALAPAVIAALDAPLVYALDGFAPEGVDAQPFRLERLVPFLDSLLDQDASQVVFAGAIRRPRLDPELFDNRTAQLVPRIMMAMQSGDDGALRAVLEVFEEHGLAIASVADVAPDLIPGEGVLAGEPSAADRRDAARAALIHATLGPLDVGQGNVVGQGQCLAIETLPGTQAMLDFAGRHAGLRPNPDGAKGVFFKAPKPGQDMRIDLPTLGPDSVTQAADAGLAGIAWQAGGVILLDRDEAIRRAQSAGLFLWAMPPA is encoded by the coding sequence ATGACCCGCACCGTCGTCATCGCGGGACAGGGCGCCCTGGCCCCCGCCGTCATCGCGGCCCTTGACGCGCCGCTGGTCTACGCCCTGGACGGTTTCGCGCCCGAAGGGGTTGATGCGCAACCCTTCCGGCTGGAACGGCTGGTCCCGTTTCTGGACAGCCTGCTGGACCAGGACGCGTCGCAGGTGGTTTTTGCCGGGGCCATCCGTCGCCCCCGCCTGGACCCGGAACTGTTCGACAATCGCACGGCGCAACTGGTGCCACGCATCATGATGGCGATGCAGTCGGGCGACGACGGCGCGCTGCGGGCGGTGCTGGAGGTGTTCGAGGAACACGGGCTGGCCATCGCCTCGGTCGCCGATGTCGCGCCCGACCTGATCCCCGGCGAAGGCGTGCTGGCGGGCGAGCCATCCGCCGCCGACCGGCGCGATGCAGCGCGGGCGGCGCTGATCCATGCAACGCTGGGACCGCTGGACGTGGGGCAGGGGAATGTGGTGGGGCAGGGCCAGTGCCTTGCCATCGAAACCCTGCCCGGCACGCAGGCGATGCTGGACTTTGCCGGGCGTCATGCCGGGCTGCGGCCCAACCCGGACGGCGCGAAGGGCGTGTTCTTCAAGGCCCCGAAGCCCGGCCAGGATATGCGCATCGACTTGCCCACGCTTGGGCCCGACAGCGTGACCCAGGCCGCCGATGCCGGGCTTGCCGGCATTGCCTGGCAGGCGGGCGGTGTGATCCTGCTGGACCGGGACGAGGCCATCCGTCGCGCGCAATCGGCAGGGTTGTTCTTGTGGGCCATGCCTCCTGCCTGA